A DNA window from Citrobacter tructae contains the following coding sequences:
- the osmB gene encoding osmotically-inducible lipoprotein OsmB — MLVTSKKMTAAILAITLAMSLSACSNWSKRDRNTAIGAGAGAIGGAVLTDGSTLGTLGGAAVGGIIGHQVGK; from the coding sequence ATGTTAGTAACGAGCAAAAAAATGACCGCTGCCATTCTGGCGATTACTCTGGCAATGTCTCTGAGTGCCTGCTCTAACTGGTCTAAACGAGACCGTAATACCGCAATTGGCGCGGGTGCAGGTGCCATTGGTGGTGCTGTCCTGACGGACGGCAGCACACTAGGAACGCTGGGTGGTGCTGCAGTAGGTGGTATTATCGGCCACCAGGTGGGTAAATAA